A stretch of DNA from Pseudobacteriovorax antillogorgiicola:
AACTTGAATCTATCAAGCTAGAGAACCTTAGGCTCGAAATTCAGAAAGTGAAAATGCAGTCCAGCTTTGATGCTGCAAAAGTAATCCAGCAAGCAACATTTGAGCGACCACCTCCTTTGGAATATGTAAAGATCAATTCGCTTTACCTGCCAGCAGAAAATGTAGGTGGTGATTGGTACAGCTACTTCTATGACGAGAAAAATCGCAACTTTTTCACTTTCATTGGTGATGTCACAGGACACGGGCTGCCGTCGGCGATGATTACTGCTGTTGTTGCGGGAGCAATCAAGCTAGCGATGAACTATCTAAGCCGCTTGCAGAGTCTTACCTGTAAAGATGTCCTTGAACTTTTGGCTCAGGAGCTAAATCGTGTGGTTTACTACTATAGCCAAGTTACCTCGCGATATATGACTATGGCCTTCGTTGGCTTCAATATCGAAACTGGAGAAGGATATTATTTGAATGCTGGTCATCGGCCGGTGCTAGTTCATGATCACGACATGGTTCATAGTCTTTTAATTCCTGGAGATCCCCTTGGCCGTGTTCCCAATGGCACCTTCGGCCAGCGAGAGTTTCGCCTTAGTCCTGGAGACTACCTTTTTCTGTTTACCGATGGGCTGATTGAGAATCATATCAACACCAATCTAGCCATCAAATCGCGATTTATCAGGAGAATCCTCACTAATCCTGACTTTGATCAAACATCTGAAACGTTCTGTAAGCTAGTCACAGAGCGTTTTGGTAGTTCAAATATTGACGATGATATTTGCCTGCTATTCATCCAATGGGTAAAGGAACTTCCTAGTCAAAAAGCGGCATAGATAGGTAGGTATTAGCTTGCCGCACGGTGATTGTCATCGTCTCGTGATTCTTGGTGGACAATGATAGTTTGAGGGTTTGGAGTGCTTTGTTGCTGATCTTCCCGGCTTGACCCTAAAGCTGATTGAACCTTTTCCCAGAGCCAACCAAATGAAGCTGCAGAAATGATTAGGGGAGGGTAGTCTTTGGAACTGACAGCCTCACCATTGGCAGTAAGCACCATTGAGAACAGCGCCCAGGCTAATATTCCACCGATGAGTCCCCCACAAACGGGGCGGATCACGTAGTATAAGAACCAGCGCGCCTCGAACTTTGACTTCAGATCTTGATTGAGAGCTTCAAACATAGCCTTGGTGGAGGCTGTGAGGCCTGACACAAACGTGGCTACTAAAAACAGTTTGTAATTTTCCCAATCGAGAACAGACTGAATCAGGACTGTCAGGTAGAAGGCACATATTAGAAAGATGGTTACATTTAAGACGCCAGCTACAAGATAGACTTGTCGAGCATCATTCTTATCCTTCGATCGCAGCCAAAAACCTAGGGAGAAAACTAGGGTAGCTAGAAATGTAGATACTAACATAAAGTATGGAATCGAGATGATTATAAAATTACGGAGATTTTCGAAATTAGACATAAAGAACTCGCGGGATTCAAGCGTTTCATTAAGGCTTGTCGGCTAAGTTTGGAATCTATATGAGATGACATGTTGTCAGATATTACCTAGTGATCCTTGAAAACTACAGACCATAGGTCTGGTAGACCCTAGCATACAACTCTAAACTAAGCCTGGTCACTTAGGATCGGCTCCCCTTAATAGAGTTCTTACTTGAAGCTCGAAAGGTTTGCTTGTTTCCGAAAATGTGACTGTGTTCTATGGTTTAAGTATCTGAAAATATATGAAAAATAGTCTTTAATCAAAATAACTTGACTCTTGGAAGGGCGCGTCCGAAGAGAGATTACAGATCAATAGTTTTACACTTAGCATAGCATGATCGTAGCCTGAACAACCAAACGGGAGCTATTGTGATTGGATTTTACAGACTCATTCTGGTGATTTCACTTTTCCTGAATCAAGGATGTGAAAACACTGAGAGTTTCTCAGGAGCAGCCTCTTCTCAGCCCGACGCTTTATTAGAGACACCCGAAGCCATGGCAGAAGACGAGGATTTAGTGGTATCAGAGCCTGTGATGATTGCCGGCTCATTTCTCGTTTGTAGAGTGGATCAACGATATGCAGCGAATCCCGAGCTGGGCGATGAGATAGCTCAAGCCGATGTTTCCTGTGGTGCGAGAGATCAAAATCAAGGCCCGATTGCCATTCAAGAAGGTACACTGGCTAGCTTCGACGTATGGTTTAACGATGAGCTTTTCTATAGTTTGACTGATATCCAATCGAGTAGCGAACTTGAGTGGCCGTTCAAATTTTCGTTTCCGACTCCATTTTCGGGTCATTATAGAGTTGTCGCAAAGATCGACGGCTTTGCGGACGACCAGATCCCTATGGACCTGGAAATTATAAAACCGGTTTTAGCATCAAGCACAGTTTTTCTAAAAAATGCGAAAATGGGAGATGGCCTATCGATAGGGTCAAATCCACTGCGATGTATCGATCTCATGAATCTAGTCGCTGGACCATCGAAGCCAAGTGTAAGTAAAAACTTTTTTGTCGCAGAAGGGCAGACTTTGACGGTTCTGACTTCAGAAATTTGTGGGGTTACAGCTGCGAGCTATGTGGAACTTCTCGATGGGAGTGGGGAACGAATTGCTCTTCAAAACCTTACCGATGGTGATGTCTCCTATGATTTTGGTGCCCTCTCTGAAGGAGAGTACACGGTTCAAATGATAAGTGCACCGGTGACAGGGGTAAATGACATCGATGACTTCTATCTAGGCTCGGTGAGCATCAACCTGTCAGCGATCGAGTAGGTTAGTCTCATGCCGCTTGGTTGGTATTGCGATCCATCTGGAAGATGATATAAGTACTGTCATCTTCCAGATGGATATCCTGCCAATGGTCCTGGAGATCAATTTCAATGCGATCACGTAGCTGATAGGGACTGCTACTGTCTTCCGTATGCTTTTGAATATCCTTGAATGTATAAAGTCGCCGTGAATGGCCAACATTTTCAATCAATCCATCCGTGATCATGATAATCATATCCTTATCTTGCAGCTGAATATCACTCACAGAGAATTGTGGTTCCTCTAATAGGCCAACCATGCTACCTCGATTCACCAGGCATAAGCTGGAATCCCCTTTTTTCCATACAAATGGAGTGTGGCCACCGTTACAGTAGTGGCCCAGGCCAGTCTCTAGATCAATAGCCAGAATACAAACGGTCATGGACCGATCGTACTTCTTACAAATATCTAAGATTGTCTGATTGAGAGTCTCCATGATTCTCAGAACTCGTTGATCGAGAGGGACTCCTTGAAGATTGAGGCTTTGCTCACCAATGGCCCCCCGAATGATGCCAGAGGCGACCACAGACAGCATTGCGGATTCGATTCCATGACCTGTGACATCACCAATGATGATAAAAGCTTCATTCTGCTCGGTAATCTTGATTCCCAGAAAATCTCCGCCAATGGAGTCTGCCGTTCGCGAGCAATAGGCATATTGGAAATTTTTCCTACCATTCTCATCAAGGCGTTCTTCAAGAAACTGGGAATGACGAAGCATCCCTTCCACTTGCTCTTGATGATGAAGGGAGCGGCTTAATCGACCTTGCAAAAAGTTAATCCGATTGGCTAAGGCTAGGGACAGTATCACAATTTCTAAAGAGCCTCCCACAAACTGACCCCAGTATGTCCAGGAGTTGCTTGGAATTAAGCCGCCTAGATTGACTACAGTGGCGGTTGATCCTACTAGATAGGCACCCCAAGCGATGGTGAAATACTTAGCTGTGGGGTGGCCTTTACTCAAACAGTAAAATCCCTGAAATAGGAGTAAGCTAATTGTAATCGTTGCGTCTAGAATACAAATCACTGCGCCGAGATACAAATTAAATTGAGTGATCACCATATTGATGACAGCCCAAATCATCATACACTTATTCAGACGATGGAATTTAGGCATGTAGGTTTTGATATCTAGGAACCTGTCTGAAAAAAGAAGTGCGGTAATCACAACAGCATCTACAGATATTATCGCCATTTGGCCTGGAACTTCGCTGATGCCTAACAAGCTATACAAGACAAGGTGAGCCACACATAGACTGAAGCCTTGATAGGAAACATTGGCCATCACGTAGAGAAAATAGTGGATATAGGTACGGTCTTGAAAGCTTCGATACAAAAATAGGTTATAAAAAGCGACAACGATATGAAAGCCAAACAAAAGGCCAATAAACAGAGATTCAACGACATTGTAGTCTCGATAAGATTCGGGCTCGTAAAGTCTAAGATCAAGTTGCAAGGCGCCTTGGGCAGATACCCGAATCATGAATCGATTGTCACCAGGGTGTAAACGGATCGGAAACGCGCTGGTTCTGGTTTTTATGGGACGCTCTCTAAATCTGGTTTGATCGCCGATAGAAGTTTCCAACCACCGATTCTGTGAAACCCATTGGAAGACGGTGGTTTTGTCGGTCCAATGAAAAAAGTTGACCAGTGTAACGTTTACATTTTCTTCTTTAGGGTTATGGATGATGAAGTGGGCCCATTGAACAGCTGGATTTACTCCATAGTTTGGAATACTTGCCTCGCTAGCCGTAAATCGTTGAGCTTCATAAGCCTGTAAGGCATCCTCGACCGACCAACCGGCGGTGGGAGGCTCCTCGGCAAGATCCAAGTATAACCCCAGCGAGCTGGGGAGGGGGGCCTCACCTAAGACAAAAGCTTTCGCCATCGCTCTTGTTTCGATGAAAGCCATCGATGCCACAGAAATGGAAATCAGCAAAAACTGATGAATGAACATCGAATCAACCAAGTATCATGAAAGTTTTGAATTTTAGATCGGCCCCTAGTCGTATCGACCTCTTAGGGGATACTTTGAGTTTTTGATAAGGCAGATCGCCAGCTCGGGAACCTTCGCCGATCCTTCCCCCGTCTAAGCACGATACAGTTTGAAAACGTATCGAAAATGGTGAGGCCAATCACTACCGTTGAATGGAGTCTGAATATCTTGCAAGTATCTAATATATTTATGATCATAATAAAATGTTTCAGCTTTTCCATTGAAAATGGCGAGAACGAATGGTGTAAGTAGTTCTCCTTGTGAGCTACTGAGACCTATGATTTGAGGGTAGGACTATGAAGACTTTGTTATTTGTCGTGTGTATTAGTTTTGGGGTGGCTTGTAATCAATCAGGATTTTTAGGTAAGAATGAGAGCAAGCAGGCAAACACAGACCAGAGTCCTGAAGCAGTGAGTGAAATTCAACCCGATCCAGTGGTGGCTGCAAGCCCCGAAGAAATTCCATCTGAGGTGAGCCCCGTAGACGAGGCAACCATTGATGGGTCTTGCACCGATGCAGCGCAAACAGTTGTTACCGACGATCGTTTAGCCCGTCAATACCTATTCAGTAAATCGGAACAGATCGATTTAAGTGGCAACGAACAAACCATCGATGTCACTATGGGGTACGACGCCGAAGGGTCTTACTTGTGTGTGTACTCTCTTGGCAACCAGGCCACTATCGATGTAGCAAGCTTAGTCTCTCTCAAAGGGATCTACCTGAAAGATAAAGGACTGAATAACAACTTTCTTTTGACTCTTGCACCTGGTGTCGCCGTCGATGAGCTATTTGTCTATTCTGAAGGTAACACCAAGATCCAGATCGTTCGTGAATAGATTTTCATATGAACGGTTGATTCAGCTTCCCCAAAGGCAAGTGAATTAAGGGTTTCCACCACTTGAGTTTTCTAGGTTCGCGAATTATTCTGAGCAGAATTTTTCGGTCTCCATTCAACTCATAGGTGTGTGATGAATCAACCCTATTTCTGCGGGGCATTCTTCTTTTGTTTCAGTTTGTGTTTTGCAACTGCCGTCCAAAGTCAATTTAGACAGGAGTCGCGGTGCCACGAGGCTCCGCTGCCCTTGCAAAACCAAAAGTCATTTCCCCTGGGCGAAACTTTTTTCTTGCCGAAGATCTTGAAACCTTGTCAAAAGTCGTCTCGTTGGACTATTAAAAGAGCTCCATCTGGTAGCCAGAACTCAGTGGTTAACATGAAAAACGATCACGCACGTTTTACTCCCGATTTACCAGGGATTTATCGATTTGCCCTAGAAGACGTCGGCAAGGTAATCCAAGATCAATTGGTTCTACAGGTAGACGATTGGGGGCCAAAGAAGCGATTTCGAAACCATTATTTGCCCCCTTATGCAGGTGTGACCAAAGTGGATGACGATCTATGGACTGCTAATGGCTCCTCCTACACTGTCTCCAAGCTATCGCGAACCGCTCGCGGAGCCTGGCAGAAAACCGGAGAGATTCAGGTGGGCTCATGGCCTGGAGCGGTAGCATGGCAAAAGGCAAGTCCTTATCTTTTGGTGGCCCATCGTGGGAGTGACACCTTGGGATTCATCGATACTAGAAGGATGATACTCATTGACAGCGTTTGGGTAGGGGACGAGCCAACGGAAATCATCATCTCAAATGATGGAAAACTGGCATTTGTGAGTCTACCGACGATGGGCAAACTAGCTGTGGTCGCTATTCAATCGAGACGCCTCATCAAGTACATTGATGTTGGCTTTGATCCTAGAGCCATGAGTCTTTCGTCAGATGGCAAGCTCCTCTTTGTAGCTTCCTATCGGTCACGGAACCAAAATACGGATCTTTATGGCAGCTACCCTGAAGAGGTGGCAGGAGATATCTGGATAATCGATGTGAAGGGGTTGTCCGTCCTTGGACAAATCAATGATGTATCTGCGGTCAATCGCTCCCTGTATTTCGATGGCATGTCGTCGCTGCTTTGGGTTGCGGCTACCAATGGTGATCCCTATCCCAATCAAGGAG
This window harbors:
- a CDS encoding PP2C family protein-serine/threonine phosphatase, which translates into the protein MKQFSNYRLGKRLLIWILAVSSVTTTAFTAIAFWLDYVSEMSVLDQTLHGIQTSTIPSLEESLYNLDQEMVQTIGKGVLGISAIQEITITHSTGEVAFAEGKENPSDRFFAQFRVQNEFPLYFGEPKEKIGLATVVVSKGAIYKRLIDKALVFFLTQGLKTIIVSTLILIIFYLLVTRHLNRISDYIQSYSRDRDSSSPPLSLERSEKYQDELSLLVSELNHSNKISQELESIKLENLRLEIQKVKMQSSFDAAKVIQQATFERPPPLEYVKINSLYLPAENVGGDWYSYFYDEKNRNFFTFIGDVTGHGLPSAMITAVVAGAIKLAMNYLSRLQSLTCKDVLELLAQELNRVVYYYSQVTSRYMTMAFVGFNIETGEGYYLNAGHRPVLVHDHDMVHSLLIPGDPLGRVPNGTFGQREFRLSPGDYLFLFTDGLIENHINTNLAIKSRFIRRILTNPDFDQTSETFCKLVTERFGSSNIDDDICLLFIQWVKELPSQKAA
- a CDS encoding SpoIIE family protein phosphatase — its product is MAKAFVLGEAPLPSSLGLYLDLAEEPPTAGWSVEDALQAYEAQRFTASEASIPNYGVNPAVQWAHFIIHNPKEENVNVTLVNFFHWTDKTTVFQWVSQNRWLETSIGDQTRFRERPIKTRTSAFPIRLHPGDNRFMIRVSAQGALQLDLRLYEPESYRDYNVVESLFIGLLFGFHIVVAFYNLFLYRSFQDRTYIHYFLYVMANVSYQGFSLCVAHLVLYSLLGISEVPGQMAIISVDAVVITALLFSDRFLDIKTYMPKFHRLNKCMMIWAVINMVITQFNLYLGAVICILDATITISLLLFQGFYCLSKGHPTAKYFTIAWGAYLVGSTATVVNLGGLIPSNSWTYWGQFVGGSLEIVILSLALANRINFLQGRLSRSLHHQEQVEGMLRHSQFLEERLDENGRKNFQYAYCSRTADSIGGDFLGIKITEQNEAFIIIGDVTGHGIESAMLSVVASGIIRGAIGEQSLNLQGVPLDQRVLRIMETLNQTILDICKKYDRSMTVCILAIDLETGLGHYCNGGHTPFVWKKGDSSLCLVNRGSMVGLLEEPQFSVSDIQLQDKDMIIMITDGLIENVGHSRRLYTFKDIQKHTEDSSSPYQLRDRIEIDLQDHWQDIHLEDDSTYIIFQMDRNTNQAA